Proteins encoded by one window of Colletes latitarsis isolate SP2378_abdomen chromosome 5, iyColLati1, whole genome shotgun sequence:
- the LOC143341779 gene encoding glycosylated lysosomal membrane protein isoform X2, translating to MNNIFMLLLFFTTLIDFGYCTQRSLRSWLNPDCGTLCKKRNLTTLYLRADGPNDTLHYLWDFGGNPSILLALTPPSASINITWEDFIEKKKNSILFSEKPIYTFGIVINKIIEFNDLNDTGLVDITNIVNTNILHPMFFQWKLKALLTNNEFITLDMEGSYYNDASTNISRHGTLKLSLKGFCSLDHSEVMPHMLHSENSTQVDIILDNLQTNKSFSNSRFAIELLVVGEGNPDIPMFVNPKKSLDDEHTPGIFEVVEVRTPPYRSMNDFLTEGAYLQWIPVSYTSVSRTVTNSTETMQYPPWKVANHTVAIQNSMLYCYYGDKVNDLLMQRIIVSLGTKGDGFYKKTYYSTWTFLVGYGTPPNEKFSYLVIMIISIGLGLPLLILAATGLYMCIRKLPNRSSNTYLSQ from the exons atgaataatatttttatgttaTTGTTATTCTTTACTACACTAATAGATTTTGGATATTGCACGCAAAGATCT TTACGATCATGGCTGAATCCTGACTGTGGCACATTATGTAAAAAGAGAAATTTGACAACACTTTATCTAAGAGCAGACGGTCCTAATGACACTTTGCATTATTTATGGGATTTTGGTGGTAATCCGTCCATATTATTAGCGCTTACTCCACCTtcagcttccatcaatattacttGGGAAGATTTTATTGAAAAGAAGAAGAATTCGATACTGTTTTCAGAGAAACCTATTTATACTTTTGGAATAGTTATAAATAAG ATTATAGAATTTAATGATTTAAATGACACAGGATTGGTAGATATTACTAATATTGTAAATACAAACATTTTGCACCCAATGTTTTTCCAATGGAAGCTTAAGGCTTTATTAACTAACAACGAATTTATTACCTTGGATATGGAAGGCAGCTATTACAATGATGCCAGTACAAATATCAGCCGACATGGAACTTTAAAGCTTTCG ttGAAAGGATTTTGTTCCCTCGATCATTCAGAAGTAATGCCTCATATGTTGCATTCAGAGAACTCCACTCAGGTTGATATTATTCTTGATAATCTACAAACCAATAAAAGCTTTTCCAACAGTAGATTTGCTATCGAGTTACTTGTAGTAGGTGAGGGAAATCCTGATATACCTATGTTTGTTAACCCCAAAAAAAGTTTAGATGATGAACATACTCCCGGTATATTTGAg GTCGTTGAAGTTAGAACACCACCTTATAGGAGTATGAATGATTTCCTGACAGAGGGGGCTTATTTACAATGGATACCAGTCTCTTATACCTCTGTATCGCGTACTGTAACAAATTCTACAGAAACAATGCAGTATCCACCATGGAAAGTAGCTAATCATACAGTTGCTATTCAGAATTCTATGTTATATTGTTATTACGGAGATAAGGTTAACGATCTGCTTATGCAAAGAATCATTGTATCGTTAGGAACAAAAGGGGATGGTTTTTATAAGAAAACTTACTATTCTACATG GACATTTTTAGTTGGTTATGGTACACCACCCAATGAAAAATTCTCTTACTTGGTGATTATGATTATTTCAATCGGTCTTGGCCTTCCGCTGCTCATTCTAGCAGCAACTGGTTTATACATGTGTATTCGAAAGTTACCCAATAGAAGCAGCAATACTTATTTAAGTCAATGA
- the LOC143341779 gene encoding glycosylated lysosomal membrane protein isoform X1: MNNIFMLLLFFTTLIDFGYCTQRSCHSTIFVRIFYSMLRSWLNPDCGTLCKKRNLTTLYLRADGPNDTLHYLWDFGGNPSILLALTPPSASINITWEDFIEKKKNSILFSEKPIYTFGIVINKIIEFNDLNDTGLVDITNIVNTNILHPMFFQWKLKALLTNNEFITLDMEGSYYNDASTNISRHGTLKLSLKGFCSLDHSEVMPHMLHSENSTQVDIILDNLQTNKSFSNSRFAIELLVVGEGNPDIPMFVNPKKSLDDEHTPGIFEVVEVRTPPYRSMNDFLTEGAYLQWIPVSYTSVSRTVTNSTETMQYPPWKVANHTVAIQNSMLYCYYGDKVNDLLMQRIIVSLGTKGDGFYKKTYYSTWTFLVGYGTPPNEKFSYLVIMIISIGLGLPLLILAATGLYMCIRKLPNRSSNTYLSQ; encoded by the exons atgaataatatttttatgttaTTGTTATTCTTTACTACACTAATAGATTTTGGATATTGCACGCAAAGATCT TGTCATTCGACAATTTTCGTACGAATTTTTTATAGTAtg TTACGATCATGGCTGAATCCTGACTGTGGCACATTATGTAAAAAGAGAAATTTGACAACACTTTATCTAAGAGCAGACGGTCCTAATGACACTTTGCATTATTTATGGGATTTTGGTGGTAATCCGTCCATATTATTAGCGCTTACTCCACCTtcagcttccatcaatattacttGGGAAGATTTTATTGAAAAGAAGAAGAATTCGATACTGTTTTCAGAGAAACCTATTTATACTTTTGGAATAGTTATAAATAAG ATTATAGAATTTAATGATTTAAATGACACAGGATTGGTAGATATTACTAATATTGTAAATACAAACATTTTGCACCCAATGTTTTTCCAATGGAAGCTTAAGGCTTTATTAACTAACAACGAATTTATTACCTTGGATATGGAAGGCAGCTATTACAATGATGCCAGTACAAATATCAGCCGACATGGAACTTTAAAGCTTTCG ttGAAAGGATTTTGTTCCCTCGATCATTCAGAAGTAATGCCTCATATGTTGCATTCAGAGAACTCCACTCAGGTTGATATTATTCTTGATAATCTACAAACCAATAAAAGCTTTTCCAACAGTAGATTTGCTATCGAGTTACTTGTAGTAGGTGAGGGAAATCCTGATATACCTATGTTTGTTAACCCCAAAAAAAGTTTAGATGATGAACATACTCCCGGTATATTTGAg GTCGTTGAAGTTAGAACACCACCTTATAGGAGTATGAATGATTTCCTGACAGAGGGGGCTTATTTACAATGGATACCAGTCTCTTATACCTCTGTATCGCGTACTGTAACAAATTCTACAGAAACAATGCAGTATCCACCATGGAAAGTAGCTAATCATACAGTTGCTATTCAGAATTCTATGTTATATTGTTATTACGGAGATAAGGTTAACGATCTGCTTATGCAAAGAATCATTGTATCGTTAGGAACAAAAGGGGATGGTTTTTATAAGAAAACTTACTATTCTACATG GACATTTTTAGTTGGTTATGGTACACCACCCAATGAAAAATTCTCTTACTTGGTGATTATGATTATTTCAATCGGTCTTGGCCTTCCGCTGCTCATTCTAGCAGCAACTGGTTTATACATGTGTATTCGAAAGTTACCCAATAGAAGCAGCAATACTTATTTAAGTCAATGA